A single Bufo bufo chromosome 6, aBufBuf1.1, whole genome shotgun sequence DNA region contains:
- the SDCBP2 gene encoding syntenin-2 — protein MSLYPSLEDLKVDRTLQAQSIQVIAQSQPAAIMPPVPFTHGLYPNLAQLNNYMGLSLTDEELQLNMSLVPSGGNEVAVPQTLHGGLVAPVTGNDIGLRRAEIRNGIREVILCKDENGKVGLRLRAVDKGVFVQLVQANSPASLVGLRFGDQLLQIDNQDCAGWSSERAYKALKKAGQDRISVIVRDRPFQRTVTLQKDSSGHVGFIYKKGKITSLVKDSSAARNGLLTNHYLCEVNGQNVIGLKDSQVENILASSGRSVTITVIPTIIYQHIVKKMSSGLIKNAMDHSIPEV, from the exons ATGTCTCTGTACCCATCTCTAGAGGATCTGAAGGTGGACCGGACCTTACAG GCTCAGTCCATCCAAGTGATCGCCCAATCACAGCCTGCAGCCATAATGCCACCTGTGCCCTTCACCCATG GTCTATACCCAAACCTGGCCCAACTCAACAATTACATGGGACTGTCACTGACGGATGAGGAGTTACAGCTCAATATGTCACTGGTTCCATCTGGAGGAAAT GAGGTGGCAGTCCCTCAAACCCTCCATGGTGGTCTAGTGGCTCCAGTCACTGGTAATGACATCGGTCTGAGACGGGCAGAAATTAGGAATGGGATCCGGGAAGTTATCCTATGTAAGGACGAGAATGGCAAGGTGGGCCTGAGGCTGCGGGCTGTGGATAAG GGGGTGTTTGTGCAGCTCGTCCAAGCCAATTCTCCAGCCTCCCTGGTGGGCCTGAGATTcggggatcagctattacagattGATAACCAGGACTGTGCTGGGTGGAGCAGCGAACGGGCTTACAAGGCACTGAAGAAAGCAGGACAGGACAGAATCAGCGTAATAGTCCGGGACCG CCCATTCCAGCGTACCGTTACTCTACAGAAGGACAGCTCAGGACATGTAGGCTTCATCTACAAGAAGGGAAAGATCACATCACTGGTAAAGGACAGCTCGGCTGCCAGAAATGGGCTGCTCACCAACCACTACCTGTGTGAGGTCAACGGGCAGAACGTCATTGGACTCAAG GATAGCCAGGTAGAAAACATTTTGGCATCATCCGGCCGCAGTGTCACCATCACCGTGATCCCTACCATCATCTACCAGCACATTGTAAAAAA AATGTCATCTGGACTCATTAAGAACGCCATGGATCATTCCATCCCAGAGGTGTAA
- the SNPH gene encoding syntaphilin: MQSPAAGALCRPLVPPCCSAPMSVPGVRRSSVGSRRRTSPPVSMRDPYGTSSVSTSTSGSYKGSDSSPVSRRSNKYSLCSENHGIKPPTPEQYLTPLQQKEVCIRHLRARLKDMQDALHERDTEVDELKSQLSRMQEDWIEEECHRVEAQLALKAAQREIQELREVMEGVHGRLGEGDMGMQKYFADITVQNRKLETLLQNMELAHDGTIRGTEGGGSAGDSPARSLTRSSTYTKLSEPPVGDRHSQDTGDSGYAAPDDSSAVSSGPEFYLGEGPLCLTVQPPPLCAEAAVQASSVNDCGVQTDESAGTPEPNAILDKLLKSQAAATPTTMDPKELDCANTDPSCVVLVTDNTANTENADGENPDAPLSYWSRHFVVDLLAVLIPVVPTVAWLCRAQRRQGQPVYNISSLMRGCCSVALHSIRRISCRPVSASTSQP, from the exons CAGGTGCCCTGTGCCGCCCTCTAGTGCCCCCCTGCTGCAGTGCACCTATGTCTGTGCCAGGAGTCAGAAGGTCATCAGTTGGCTCACGCAG ACGAACCTCGCCTCCAGTGTCCATGAGGGATCCATATGGGACGTCCTCCGTCAGCACTAGCACGTCTGGGTCATATAAAGGAAGTGACAGCAGTCCTGTATCCAG GCGCTCAAATAAATATAGTCTGTGTAGTGAAAATCATGGGATCAAGCCACCCACCCCTGAACAATACCTCACCCCCCTGCAGCAGAAAGAGGTCTGCATCCGGCACCTGAGAGCAAGGCTAAAAGACATGCAGGACGCTCTGCACGAGAG AGACACGGAGGTTGATGAGCTGAAGTCTCAGCTGAGCCGGATGCAGGAAGACTGGATAGAAGAGGAGTGTCACCGAGTGGAGGCACAGTTGGCTTTGAAAGCTGCACAACGAGAGATTCAAGAGCTTCGTGAGGTCATGGAAGGCGTGCATGGTCGCCTGGGGGAAGGCGATATGGGGATGCAGAAATACTTTGCGGACATCACTGTTCAAAACCGAAAGCTAGAGACTCTTCTGCAGAACATGGAGCTGGCACATGATGGCACCATACGTGGAACAGAAGGTGGAGGTTCCGCCGGGGATTCACCTGCTCGCTCCCTCACTCGTAGCTCAACATACACAAAACTGAGTGAGCCTCCTGTCGGAGATCGCCACTCTCAGGACACTGGAGATAGCGGGTATGCTGCCCCAGATGACAGCAgtgccgtgtcctctggcccagaGTTCTACCTGGGGGAAGGCCCTTTGTGTCTTACAGTGCAGCCCCCGCCATTGTGTGCAGAAGCGGCTGTCCAGGCCAGCAGCGTCAATGATTGTGGGGTACAGACAGATGAATCAGCGGGCACCCCAGAACCCAACGCAATATTAGACAAACTGCTCAAGTCACAAGCTGCGGCCACCCCCACCACCATGGACCCCAAAGAGCTAGACTGTGCAAACACTGACCCCAGCTGTGTAGTGCTGGTAACAGACAACACTGCCAACACGGAAAATGCAGACGGCGAGAATCCCGATGCTCCTCTTAGTTACTGGAGTCGACATTTTGTTGTGGACCTATTGGCTGTACTGATCCCTGTGGTACCTACCGTAGCCTGGTTATGCCGCGCACAGAGGCGTCAAGGACAGCCTGTATATAACATCAGCTCCTTGATGCGTGGTTGCTGCTCTGTGGCCCTGCACTCAATCCGCAGGATCAGTTGTCGCCCAGTCAGTGCCTCCACCAGCCAGCCCTAA